A window of the Bufo gargarizans isolate SCDJY-AF-19 chromosome 1, ASM1485885v1, whole genome shotgun sequence genome harbors these coding sequences:
- the ODF3L2 gene encoding outer dense fiber protein 3-like protein 2 — translation MHGALNCPGPGRYNLPPTVGFVGHDYTKYSSPAYSFHGRTSHSAHLSDCSPGPQYYVEPSLTRFGRSAGPAYSMLARGKSADNKETVPGPGIYRPEKCIIPTHRKPPSYSMGSRTRYRTIDQIPAPNTYSLPPVVGPRVPLKASAPAFSLSGRIHRGGHSEDLAHTPGPAHYKQTNNNLYMRRSPAYSMLGRHHISKAESVAPGPGAHSPEKVVNQKNKAPAYSMGIRHSEYITPLIIEVPN, via the exons ATGCATGGTGCATTAAACT GTCCCGGTCCTGGACGGTACAACCTGCCCCCTACAGTAGGGTTTGTGGGCCACGACTATACTAAATACTCCAGTCCAGCATATTCTTTCCATGGACGCACAAGTCACTCTG CTCATCTCAGCGATTGTAGTCCAGGACCTCAGTATTATGTGGAGCCAAGCCTAACACGTTTTGGCCGGAGTGCTGGTCCTGCTTACTCCATGCTGGCACGTGGCAAATCAGCAG ATAATAAAGAGACAGTTCCAGGTCCTGGCATTTATAGACCTGAGAAATGCATTATTCCAACACATCGGAAGCCACCATCATACTCCATGGGCTCTAGAACGAGATACAGAACCATTGATCAGATACCAGCTCCAAACACATATTCCCTGCCTCCAGTAGTGGGTCCGCGTGTTCCGTTGAAGGCATCTGCACCTGCTTTCAGCCTCTCTGGCAGAATACATCGTGGAGGGCATTCTGAAGATTTGGCTCATACACCTGGTCCAGCTCATTATAAACAAACAAATAATAACCTCTATATGAGAAGAAGTCCTGCATACTCCATGCTTGGGAGGCATCACATTTCAAAAGCAGAATCTGTGGCCCCAGGTCCTGGAGCTCATAGTCCAGAGAAAGTAGTAAATCAGAAGAACAAAGCACCTGCATACTCAATGGGTATTCGACACTCTGAATATATCACTCCTCTTATAATAGAAGTACCAAACTGA